The DNA segment ggggggggctcttgctgaaaaccttgacttttcgagaaaaacacctatttttattatttattttgggtaataccacctacttcaccaaaatttcggggggggggggcgacatagccccccccccttaccctggctacaggcctggtatATACGCTCACATACAATCACATCCACGTACAGGAGTGCTCAAAAGTTCCCACGCCGCTATCCCATGTAATCCTACGGCAACGCGGCCTGGGAAATTTCAAACATCCTTGCACATAAAGGGGTgtcgtacaccccccccccccccggcccccttGAAAGAAATTTTAAGCTACGCCTTTAGCCTGACGAGGTTCTTCAAACTGACACCCTTTCCCCCCAGCAAATGCCCACCGAGGCTGCTCCTCCTCGTCGGCCAGTTGCCCCGATGCGAGTACAACCCGTTCCCTTTCTTTTTTGGGTGGCAGGCTATGCGAGAAGACGGAATGCGACCATCGCGTGGTGGTGGTTGTAGTACGAACTGCTGCCTGCGGCCCCCCACGGCCGAGTGTAGAGGCTCTGCAGGCTGCCCCTGGGGGAGGAGGAAGGGAAGCTGGGGGTCCGTCTCCAGCACCACCGAGAAGTAGAGGCCCCCACGGCTCGAACGCCACTCTCTCCCCGCACCTGGCAGCAGCAAAGACAGTGGGCAAAGGGCGTCAGTGCTGCCCTGGCTACTTTGTGTATGTTTCGCTATTTCTCTCTTCTGCTACTGCCGCTGCCACACTTAATCCGAACGGGCACCGCACGATACACCGAGGAGCCAGAACCCACGCATTCTCGCCGTTCGCACATAGTTTCCGATTAGAGATCGAAGTCGTGAAACGGGCGAACAGAGGAGAGACAGACGTCATACCCGTGTCCCCCTTTTCACGAGCCAAACATCCAGCCAGAAAGAAGTTACGTCCGGCCATCCTGAGATGTACAAGGCTCTATCATCTCGGAGCTAAGTATGTTACACTGCAATGGCAATGTCATTGTGTGTATGCCATTCATTAATTTAGATATAACTTACGCACAAAAAAGCCCACATAACCACTCTCATTGAGAATAAAAACTGATGTCCCGGTTAAGTGTGGCGGCGGCCGTGCAGTGCATGCTAGAGTTATGAAGGCATTGTTCAGCCCTTGGGGCATGTTAACACAAGTCAGGGTACGTAAGCAAGCAATCCCCCCAGTAGACGACACGCTAAATCGCTTTATCATTCGTCACGTGTTTGCTGCTTTTCGTAGCGAGTCTTtaaaaaggactgtacgagattaCTCTGTCTTCCACCTCTTACTTGCGGAGCAATCTCATTTTACGCCTAGAACATCAGCTAACGTTGTTTTGACTCCTGCGTTAGATTTGCTTGTGCCAGGCTGGAGCTCTTTTGCTCCGTGTAGTCAACCCTACTAAGAGCTTCTGCTGCATTGTTTTAGTTAAAACTAGCACAGCAGTCTTACCCAAAGCAGGCTGCAAAGGTGAGGCTGCTGCCTTATATGCATTGTTTCGGGAAGGTGAAATGTTTAAAGGTCACCGAAGGGGAGCCTTCGACTTCGTTACGTCCAAACTCACCTATGGAGAACTCCTTTTATGTCGACTAAGAAGGCTCCCATAGTGATTCCTTATTGTATGGGGTAACACAGTGCTGAGATAAGTTATGAACGGTTGAGTATACTGAGTGTAAAGAGCTTCAGAAACGGGCATAAATTCGCACCGTCTCGAAGAAATAATTTTCGGAAACAAAATCAGACAAGGTCAAAGTGCTGTTTTGGTGGCGATTtggtccacgttttttttttctctctttttttttcaccgcatttttttttctcgcttcattGTTTTCTCTCTTTAATGAGCGATGCAGCATCTCCGACGAgctgccgaagaaaaaaaaaaaacgtatgtacAGAGACTAGACCGGGATAGCGGTTAACGCTTACCGCCGACTGCCAAAAAAGAACAGCAGCagtcaaaacagaaaaaaaaaatgcttaaataATATACAAAAAAAAGGGGCTCTCCCCGTCTTGTGGAGGGGGCAAAGCTGTTATCTACAGCGGACGTTCGCGGACCCTCAAAAAAACGCCAACTAGGGTCGGCAACAATCCTCTTCAGCACCTTGAGCGTCCTCAAAGCTGTCCTCGTGACCACTGTCTTCAGAATCGTCCTCATTGCCACAGCTCTCGTCCCGATGAGCGTCGCACTGGTCGCTGTCGTCTGCATCTTCGTCGTCGTGGCCAGACGACGATGATGACGTCGTGGTGGTCAAACTGGAAGTCGCCGCCGAGCGTAGCGTTACGTTAAGCTTCAGCAGCGCCTGGTTCTCGTCCTGCAACCGCAGGAGCTGCCGCTGAAGCTCCTCGAGGCAGTTCTGCGGGTCCAACTTGTGCAGTTCGTCGTACAGTTCGGCGGCGCGGCACTCTAGCGTCGTGTACCTGTCGATCACTTCTGCTCGCGTCAGCCGCATCAGTTCCTCGAACCTCGCGCTCCTGTACACAACCTCGAAGTCCTTCTCGTAAAACTGCATCATGTTGCCGTAGTCGAGGTACTCGTAGTCTTCGCCGGTCGGAAAGCCCGACTGCGGCTGCCCTTCTTCGCCGGAGTCGTCAACGTGAGTGCCGTAGTGGTGATGGTAGTGGTCATCACCAGACGAcgcccgagcgtcgtctgctacgcgagCATCGTCTGCTGCGATCGCACAGCCACCGTTCTCGGCAACGCCGTTGTTATTGGGGTAGGCCTCGAAGCTTTGGTAGAGTGCACAGTTCTCGTGATCGTCTATGATGAACTGCGTGAAATTTGCCGGAGCCTTGGGCACTTCGCGGGGACGAATCATGACCTGCTTCTTGCGTTGCTTGGTTGGACTGCGCTTGACGGGACTAGAGGCATCCGACGATGACAGCGCGGCGTCCGGGTCGTCCCGGCCTTGACGGCGCTTCTTTCCGCGACGTCTCCTGCGATGGTGCTTGCCCGCGGCGTCAAAGACGAGCATCTCAGTTCCGGCGGGCTCGGTAGTAGTAGCGACCGTCATATCTTCGTCGGTTAAAGTCATGGGCCGATCTGCCGTTCCGTTCAGAGGCAGGGACGGTGCAACGCTCGGAACACTAGCGATCATTCGGCGCTAACTATGTATTTTTTAATCCCAAGATGGATCTCACAAAAGCGCTAGTTACGGGTCACTACAACGTGCGCACACAACACGGTATTCAGGTAGGGCCAGCCGCTTTTTAGCAGCGGGCACGCGAATCCCGATAAAAGTCACGCGACTAAACCTGCAAAGGCAACGCGAGAGAGAAAGGCGTATCACCTTGATGTGACTCGAAGAGTGGAAGGCCGGGCCGATCACAATCCCCGTGTGTCTCCTTTCGAGGCTTCAGCAGACCACAAACTCGCAGACGCGGCCCCACGTTCGGCGATGCCTTTTCAAAGCCAGTTGTTGGATCGATCCCAAAAGCACGCAGCACTTGCCCCGGCCGATGATCAGCCTTCCTGCCACCGTGAATTGTCTTTGAAGCAGTCCGTTGACAGAAAATTCACGAGAAACGAACAACGTGTAGCCGATCGCTGCTGCGACATAACCAAGCCAGAACGAATCGCTCAACTGACCCTCTCCGCCGCGGTGACGTCGTATATATAACGTTCGTTACGTCACGGCTACGGCTGTTCGCTCGACCAATGGCGGCCCGCTGGATATATTCGGCGCTTGAGAGGGCGGTATAATAAAGGGAAAGGGCGGAGAGAGCTCGCAATTTTGCATCTGGTTTCATTCTCTTTTGTCGCTTTTTTTTGTAGGCTCGCGCATGCCACGAAGCCAACGCGAAGCCGAACGTTGTAAATACGACCGACGCTTCGAATTTGGCGTTTTGAACCGAGCGGTTTTGGCGAGGCTGAAATCTTCGTTTACAGTTCGTTTTATACCGTTATATTTTAATTCTTGTTACCGCACAGCAGTGTACAGCACAGAAGCAGGATCAGAGATTGCGCTATAACGAACACGGagtgcttctttttcattttcaccCACACTAGGAGCCTCGATCCGCATTTGAAAATGCCTGCCGCTTTTGTTAGGAAACGCGCGCCGAACGGAGAAACAGAACGAAATGTTACGACTCGCCCTCTTCCAACGTTGGCGCGAAAATATAAGCATCGCTCGATCAATCGAGCTACGTAAAACATTGTAACGAACGCATGGAGAAGCGCAAGGCCTGGGCTTTTGTATGTACAACGTTAACGCGTCGATTTTCGCTTGAAAACCTTGGACCACGGCATCTTCCCTGGTGGTAAACTGACACGCCCAAGCCTTGCCCtcctttttttgcatttttttttaatcgagcaGGTCGGAGCTCGCTCGCTTCCGAGAACGCGGGCTTGCGGAAACGATATCGACGATAACAGAGGTGTCGCGCCTTCAGTACGAGTTCCAGAAAAGGTATTCAAAAGGAGTGCGAACCGCACAAACGCTAAACGCACAGATTTCGTACACTGCGGGGACAAGGGCGACAGGGGTTGAATACATTTGTCACGCAAGTTGATTACTCGAAGACCCCTAGCGGCAAACTAGTTGCACATTGTACAGaaaccgatatatatatatttcctatCGTTCATACATAGAACTACTTTATGAAAAATGCATTCTTGAAGTGATAATGAGTTATTTTAAAATAGTTGCaaatattattttgttttaaCAGCAGCGCCACCAGGAATCCGAGCTCGGGGTTTTTTTCCGCGCTTTTCGTTACATCAGACGTCCATCTCAACATGTGGATACAGCCTCTCGCATCTGTAAACAAATATTGCGTCTTTGAGAAGGATTTCATATTTAGATCGATACTCGCCTGTTGCCCTTCTTGATTAAGGGGCTTCCTAGGTTTTTTAGGCTAGACGATTTTGGACGCGATgccgaaaggaaagaagaaatctAAATCAGGTGAGTGACGATCGAGGCCTAAAATCAGTGCTAGTCGTGCGAGTTGTGTCAACTTACACCGTTGACGTTGCTAAACTGACATTTGATAGTTCGCTTTGGCCAGATTTATTTAATCTGTGATCAAAAGTGGCTTTGAGCTAACGTTTGGTGTGAAATTCAACCCAGAGAACGGGGCCGAGCGAACTAGTTGTCGCTGGCATCGACCTTGTAGGTCCCCCCTCCACCTCCGAGTTTGAATGAAAATGTCAGCTCCCATATGTTGGCTACTTGTGACGCGACGTTTAGAGTGTGGGGCTTTAAATCGCTGTGCTTGTCCACGAAACGGTGTGGCCGTTTGTGACTTAGAACTCATAAACTGAGTCGGGTGACAATATTTTCTGAAGCTCGGCTAGGTTTTTCTTCAAGGTCGCCATTCCACTGGTTTCGCGAGCGCGTTCTTTTTCCTCGTAGTTACGTTCGTGACGTTACTACAACGTCGTTTCCTTGCCTGCAGCCGAGTGCTGCGGGTGAGACCGAAGTAACATATTGTACACACTACTGCGGAAGTTCGATGGTAGTTAGAAATTTATTTTTGTAATGTTCGCGTacgttctcgaaaaaaaaaaaaaaacattccaccACTgcacagtatgaaaaaaaaaataacacataAAACATGTTGGTGAGAGAAGCGTACGACACGACATTGAAAATATGGTATTGTCTAGTCTTTGAAGCTGCCGAAAAAGATGTAATAGAATACAGATGAGAGCAATCGAGCAAGAATTTTaagcgccagaaaaaaaaaaaccaaaaaataaataataacaggATCGGTTGTCTAGGATTTGTTAATTTTTGCCACCAAGGCGAGAAAGAACGCGGTGCCAATCGTTTAGCAAGAAAGtcttggcgcccccccccccaaaaaaaacaaaaaaaaaacacgtggacTTTAACAATTGACATTGGGCATTGCGGCATGTGTTTAGTGCCTATCCGTCTGTATCTCGACCTTAACAATAAATCGCTCTCTAAACGGGAGCGgcggaatatcgcgttgtgttgCCCATTGAATCGTGAGCGTAGTTTATGACTCTATTTGGGACCCGAcggtttttctgtcttttttccccCCATGAATCGTTGTGCTGAAATTACCGCCGTGAATCACTAAACAACGTGACAAGGCATGTTCGCTCCGCTGGCGATGATCACGTGCTAGTCACGTGGCGCGCACGTTGGTTGAGCGCGAGGCCAGGGCTAATGGTAACACTGCAGCCTAGTCGATAATCTTATATTTTTGAGCGAGCAACTGCGGTTAGTTTGGTTGACATGTTGTATACCGAACGGCATGCCACAGTTATATCGTCATTTTTTCGCAATTAAAACCCTCGGAATTTACTTCAAATCACGCACATGCTGCCCTTATCCTTCCGATTTTCGCGTGTGTGGCACGCAAGTGGCATTTTTATTTATCCTTAAATTACTCTCTGAGGTGTTTATAAAAGTGTAGATATTACTTTACAACCGTAACTAAAAAAGAATATACAGATACTTAGGCATAGGTCATTGCGATGCATTGTCGGGAGTGTGTGCTGCGATTCCATTCATCCAATAAAACTTGCCAAGGGTCCTGTCAGAAAAGTTCTGTGCTTATCTACGTGATATATATATGCGGATATACCCCAAGTATTGGAGAATGGAAGCTTTTCAAGAATCcgtaagttggctttcctgcaagaaTTTATTCCAACCCAAGACTCTCCTTTCAAAATTCATTTCCCTCACTTAAGTACTTTCATCCCTCCATTAAGTGTTCAACCTTTCAGGGAAAGTGGGCCAACACCATAAAGGGTTTTCTATGGTTTTAATCAAGTGTCACCCCTCATagtaaacgaaagaaggggaatttttttccaGAAGCTTCCTTCTTTCTTAGACGCAAacgaatgaatccaacagacgaATAATCCAGGAAAAGCATAGGAAAACCGGAAAATGTCGTCTTCTACTGTAGTGTAGTACCCCTCTTAGTAACCACTGTTGTGTTCAGAGAAAAAGGTAGAAAGGAAAGGCTGGGAGGAGTGTTGAATGGAAAAACTAGTTTGTTATGGCTGGTCTGTGTTCAAGACTGTGGATAACTATTTTGTAACTATTCCTTCCATTCAACGCGGGTCCCTGActttcctttgtttttctctttacaCCACAGGGTTTATTGTAAGACCCAAAATTTCAGCAGTTATCTCTGAAAAGCCTTTGTGCTGCTCCAGCACCTTTgctggaatgtggaggggtgaacagGTTCATAGCCTTTCAGGAAAGCATTCCCCAGATTTTTGCAAAATATCAATTGAGGATTTGCAAAAACCAAAAGCTTTTATTAATCTGAGTGGTTTCCCCCAAGCCCATTCCAGTGAAGCTGTGGGAATGCCACAAATGCTTTTCAAAAGTTCCTACAGGGTTGTTGCCTGTCAGACTACACCTGGTGACCCAAGAGCCTGCAGTTTAGGGGAGAAACATTTACTGTAGAgtgaaagcagtctgtgaactgTAGTCATATACAACTTAAAAAGCAATGAGAGGCCCCACCCGGTAGACCAAATGGTGACTAAATAAATATAGACCTCTaccagcctacgtcactcactccccgtgcgtcaggtcacgtgacctctcggcgcacgtgcaaccgcgggtggttggcaaaacattcccgctggcggctcagcgtggtacagtcgcacggtgtttggcgcacgttttttttttctttggaacctttttctgaatctttcggttccaagattatttgtggtatgtgtcaaagaacatataaatgtgtcgtggactgtgtgacgaagaaTTTGCTACGCTGCTGGCTggttaacttggagaagtgaacccacgtggtggtttgtgcaaggaacagcggcatcgtcttcgaaaatgtgccgcgtttactgtggcgtgtagtgtgcgttgaaaggcagcgacgatatcggttcacatttgcggacgttgaaactgacaatattgtgtggtgtgtgttgtgtgaataacgatgcatcttgtttgcgaaaacatcggcATGCGTTGTatctaacagggcaatttgcagtgaccggttgtcgacggaacatcaggattggacattttatttgacgcgatgatctgcgagtgcgtacatctcagtgtttgtgctgcgtgcacaaaaaaaaaaacaaaaacaaaagaaagggcatggtgtccgtgctgaaaggtaagactacgcatgagctaccagcgtgttttagcattgcggaacatgcacgtatggtttaccacggcgaatatccagaaccatacgtgtatcgccttttattggagatatacgtcataatggaagcagtggagattcttgtttgtcatattctagttagcttatctttacggctcgatatttatgaagtgacattccgagtttgtgtaccaagtctaaaggagaggagcaagtatggaaacacgttgtaggcatcagatacagcgacgtaaccgcgcaagagaacatttataattaaattattggtgttgaacatctctaaactgctcagtggattatgaggaacgcggtaggggataacttcgctttaattttcacggggatttgttaaccgaacgcaggctaatgcgtgtttccttcgtttttttttttttctttgattcatctctgatcagaattttgcgccgtgagtgagaatcgaatccgtgacctcgcgcacagtagccgccaatgctgtacatcgtttaaaactgcagtgcagatttcgcgacggaaattcatgccatgctaatccatgccatgctaatatttctccaaacaccagtcgccgtgaaaatgtacaacgttcgcttccgaggagcataagatttttttatggctgtcatccccGACGAGTAAATCATATGTTGaactaacagaatcgttcattacaggcagtaactcttccttctaacagctgtgagttcagaaaacagcaatttgcaaaaacttctatcgaagtaaagcagatacacgcagcgctgctatgcagagagatcccgccggcggaactttcttgccaaccagagcctgctccgaaggcgggacttgggggcgggacactgccagtgacgtcacactgtttgcaaacagggagaggtctattgttTAGTCCAACTCATGCAGTCTGCAATGTTCTCCAAAGGTGGGGTGTGTGTCCGTTGGTACAGGCTTGttcgcatccgcctttgaggaggtaATGCCCAGGACTTGTAAAGTGTTTGGTTAAGGTAAAAAACCTTTGCAGGAAAGCTGACATTTCGATTTTTACAGATCGTCAATTGCACTGCAAAATCCTGGTCTTGTGCACTTGTTTAATATATACATTATTTCACAAATGGTTGAGAGTTCCAGTAAAATGCACGAATTGTAATGGTGTGCATGCACACCGGTTCATTGGTGTCGCCTGCACTGCTAACACACCTGTAATACTCGTCTCCGTTTTGATATCACCTGAGATACTGTTGTGCAGTAAAAACTGCGTGCAGCGTGCTAGTAAATGTAGATTAGCCCATTTAGTTCAGTCTTTGACAAGAGCACAGCTGGCGTAGTCTAAATGTAGTAGCAGTCGAACCGTGCATTCGGGCGAGGAAAGAAACGCTTCCTGTTTTTGAATTCTTCGTACCTAGCTTACATGTGGTCTCGGTCACAATCGAGTTTATTTTTGCATAAAGGACACGACGCTTTTATGCAGGTGAATCCTGTAACTCGTTGCAGAGTCTTGAGAGGGGCTCGTATGAGTTAATACATATAATGAAAAATTGTGCCAAATAGGTgattttttattgcagaaaattAATGCAGGGACATCTGATTATTTCAACTCCGATGTGAGAAATCAATGAATATGAAATTAACTGGTGCTGAGGGAGCGTTCAATTATAAGGTCGTGCTACGCCAAATATCCCAGACACTGCGCTTCATTGTCTTCAGTTACCTTCTAAAAGAAATCGTGGTTGTGGACTTCGCTGCACTATTCGACCTTGCAAACTATTTTTGGAGTCAAACCTTCTTTATCTGCATCTTTCAACGATTTGAATATTGCAGTGGTAGCCAAAATACATATATCTGGAAAAAATATACACGTTAATATGTGGACTATCTTAAAGACCTATTAGGCACTAGAAAAGGGACCCCACCTTGTCACTGCTGCGGAGTGATGGCCGCTGCTGTGTTCCTTACTGTGCTTTGTGATGCAGTACTCCACGATTTGTGGACCATGTGTGGTGGTTTTTACAAATTTTCGGGTGttaaaataattgttggggtttaacatcccaaattcacgatatgattgtgaaggacgccgtagtggagggctccgggaattttgaccacccggggttgctttaacgtgcgcctaaatgtaaGTATGTGGGCCTGTAAGTATGAAGACAATACAGCCACATCTTCTGTTTGTATGGTTAGCAAAAGGTGTGGCAAAAGAGTATCGTAGTCAATGAGTTGGTGCTTTTGATGCAATGAGGGCATAAACAATGAAGAATTTTCGACATCTCGCATTCTCAGGCGATCTCTCTCGATGGTACTTCCTGTTTCGCGAGATTTCACGAGACTATCACCGGATGCTTTCAGCCATCCATAGTCCTCAGCGGAGTGCCACTGTGTGAGCTGGGCTAATACAGTGGGCCAGAAACGTTTTTGTTTGTAGACACCGGTGCATCCGGTGCTGTGCTTGTGAAATCTTACAAAAGTG comes from the Rhipicephalus sanguineus isolate Rsan-2018 chromosome 6, BIME_Rsan_1.4, whole genome shotgun sequence genome and includes:
- the LOC119396289 gene encoding protein HEXIM1, whose translation is MIASVPSVAPSLPLNGTADRPMTLTDEDMTVATTTEPAGTEMLVFDAAGKHHRRRRRGKKRRQGRDDPDAALSSSDASSPVKRSPTKQRKKQVMIRPREVPKAPANFTQFIIDDHENCALYQSFEAYPNNNGVAENGGCAIAADDARVADDARASSGDDHYHHHYGTHVDDSGEEGQPQSGFPTGEDYEYLDYGNMMQFYEKDFEVVYRSARFEELMRLTRAEVIDRYTTLECRAAELYDELHKLDPQNCLEELQRQLLRLQDENQALLKLNVTLRSAATSSLTTTTSSSSSGHDDEDADDSDQCDAHRDESCGNEDDSEDSGHEDSFEDAQGAEEDCCRP